In the genome of Sphingomonas naphthae, one region contains:
- the recN gene encoding DNA repair protein RecN, translated as MLTSLAIRDVVLIEALDLEFGAGLGALTGETGAGKSILLDALGLALGARADSGLVRNGATQAAVTASFDLPADHGIAALLDENGLMMEPGEPLVIRRTVKADGGSRAFVNDQAVSAALLREVGAQLVEIHGQHDDRGLLNAKGHRALLDSFGRIDGAPAARAWKAWRAAQDALDTARADLDTAERDREWLKHNVKELNDLAPEAGEEEQLAEARATMQKGARLTEDLAAVDGELQGSDGALARLRQAARRLDRLAGDHPLLAEALAALDRAVIEAGEAEEKLAGAGEALSFDPARLEAMETRLFELRALARKHRVQPDDLAALAEELSERLARIEAGGEGLAALEAAAGEARLGYETAAAALSVARQLAAVRLDGAVAGELAPLKLDAARFRTAVEAMAEGQWGPGGQDRVEFEISTNSGAPFAPLAKIASGGELSRFILALKVALAEEGGAATMIFDEIDRGVGGAVASAIGERLARLSRRAQLLVVTHSPQVAARADRHWLIAKSHDGLVTRTGVRPLDEAERREEIARMLSGAEVTDEARAQAGRLLAAA; from the coding sequence ATGCTGACCAGTCTTGCCATCCGTGACGTGGTGTTGATCGAGGCGCTGGACCTGGAGTTCGGCGCGGGCCTCGGCGCGCTCACGGGGGAGACGGGGGCGGGCAAGTCGATCCTGCTCGACGCGCTGGGCCTGGCGCTCGGCGCGCGGGCGGATAGCGGGCTGGTGCGCAACGGCGCCACTCAGGCGGCGGTGACGGCCAGCTTCGATCTGCCCGCCGATCACGGCATCGCCGCGCTGCTCGACGAAAATGGCCTGATGATGGAGCCGGGCGAGCCGCTGGTGATCCGCCGCACTGTGAAGGCCGATGGCGGCAGCCGCGCCTTCGTCAACGATCAGGCGGTGTCGGCGGCGCTGCTGCGCGAGGTGGGCGCGCAGCTCGTCGAGATCCACGGCCAGCATGACGATCGGGGGCTGCTCAACGCCAAGGGGCATCGCGCCCTGCTCGACAGTTTCGGGCGGATCGACGGCGCCCCGGCGGCGCGGGCGTGGAAGGCGTGGCGTGCCGCGCAGGATGCGCTGGATACCGCGCGCGCCGATCTCGACACGGCCGAGCGTGATCGCGAATGGCTGAAACATAATGTCAAGGAGTTGAACGACCTCGCGCCCGAAGCTGGCGAGGAGGAGCAGCTCGCCGAGGCGCGGGCGACGATGCAGAAGGGCGCCCGGCTGACCGAGGATCTGGCGGCGGTCGACGGCGAATTGCAGGGATCGGATGGCGCGCTGGCCCGGTTGCGGCAGGCGGCGCGGCGGCTCGATCGGCTGGCGGGCGACCATCCCCTGCTGGCCGAGGCGCTGGCCGCGCTCGATCGCGCGGTGATCGAGGCGGGTGAGGCGGAGGAGAAACTGGCCGGGGCGGGCGAGGCCTTGTCCTTCGATCCGGCGCGGCTGGAGGCGATGGAAACGCGCCTGTTCGAGCTGCGCGCGCTCGCCCGCAAGCATCGTGTCCAGCCCGACGATCTGGCGGCGCTGGCGGAGGAATTGTCCGAGCGGCTGGCGCGGATCGAAGCGGGCGGCGAGGGATTGGCGGCGCTGGAGGCGGCGGCCGGCGAGGCGCGGCTGGGCTACGAGACGGCCGCCGCCGCTCTGTCGGTGGCGCGGCAGCTGGCGGCGGTGCGGCTCGATGGGGCGGTGGCGGGCGAACTGGCGCCGCTCAAGCTGGATGCGGCGCGCTTCCGCACGGCGGTCGAGGCGATGGCCGAGGGTCAATGGGGTCCGGGCGGGCAGGATCGGGTCGAGTTCGAGATTTCCACCAACTCCGGCGCGCCCTTCGCGCCGCTCGCCAAGATCGCGAGCGGCGGCGAACTCTCGCGCTTCATTCTCGCGCTGAAGGTGGCGCTGGCGGAAGAGGGCGGGGCGGCGACGATGATCTTCGACGAGATCGATCGCGGCGTCGGCGGGGCGGTGGCCTCGGCGATCGGCGAACGGCTGGCCCGCCTGTCGCGCCGCGCGCAATTGCTGGTGGTCACGCACAGCCCGCAGGTGGCCGCGCGCGCCGACCGCCACTGGCTGATCGCCAAGAGCCACGATGGGTTGGTGACGCGCACCGGCGTGCGGCCGCTGGATGAGGCCGAGCGGCGCGAGGAGATCGCGCGAATGCTGTCGGGCGCCGAGGTGACGGACGAGGCGCGGGCGCAGGCCGGGCGGTTGCTGGCGGCGGCGTGA
- a CDS encoding DEAD/DEAH box helicase has translation MNFADLGLSDELLRAVTDAGYSEPTPIQQQAIPSVLMNRDLIGIAQTGTGKTAAFVLPMIDILSHGRARALMPRSLILEPTRELAAQVAENFEKYGKHLKLSMALLIGGVSMGDQTKALERGVDVLIATPGRLMDLFQRGKILLSGCSLLVIDEADRMLDMGFIPDIESICEKLPANRQTLLFSATMPAPIKKLADRFLSNPKQVEVSRPASANLAIEQALVATTSRGKRETLRKLLLAEDVRTAIIFSNRKSTVRELTESLRRHGFAAGQIHGDMEQPERLRELERFKAGDINILVASDVAARGLDVKGVSHVFNFDVPWHPDDYVHRIGRTGRGGATGKAFTLVTPDDAEAIAQIEKLTSTKITRLGDVAGDAPVAAKAPAPAEAEAGDEAPTGERKSRRRGGRGRGKARGGDAVVEIEEAPETVAVPETAPAPRREEAPAEPRREPRAERQRAEDRPRRDREDRPRRDDRRYRQEDGPDDGGWNGPIPSFLEYGFGTTGAG, from the coding sequence ATGAACTTCGCCGATCTCGGCTTATCCGACGAACTGCTGCGCGCCGTGACCGACGCGGGTTACAGCGAACCGACTCCGATCCAGCAGCAGGCGATCCCGTCCGTGCTGATGAACCGCGACCTGATCGGCATCGCCCAGACGGGCACCGGCAAGACCGCCGCCTTCGTGCTGCCGATGATCGACATATTGTCGCATGGCCGTGCCCGCGCGCTGATGCCGCGCTCGCTGATCCTGGAGCCGACGCGCGAGCTGGCCGCGCAGGTCGCCGAGAATTTCGAGAAATATGGCAAGCATCTGAAGCTCTCGATGGCGCTGCTGATCGGCGGCGTATCGATGGGTGACCAGACCAAGGCGCTGGAAAGGGGCGTCGACGTGCTGATCGCGACGCCGGGCCGCCTGATGGACCTGTTCCAGCGCGGCAAGATCCTGCTGTCGGGCTGCTCGCTGCTGGTGATCGACGAGGCCGATCGCATGCTCGACATGGGCTTCATCCCGGATATCGAGTCGATCTGCGAGAAGCTGCCGGCCAACCGCCAGACACTGCTGTTCTCGGCGACGATGCCCGCGCCGATCAAGAAGCTGGCCGATCGCTTCCTGTCGAACCCCAAGCAGGTCGAGGTGTCGCGCCCCGCCAGCGCCAACCTCGCGATCGAGCAGGCGCTGGTCGCCACCACCTCGCGCGGCAAGCGCGAGACGCTGCGCAAGCTGCTGCTGGCAGAGGATGTCCGCACCGCGATCATCTTCTCCAACCGCAAGTCGACGGTGCGTGAACTCACCGAATCGCTGCGCCGCCACGGATTCGCCGCCGGCCAGATCCATGGCGACATGGAACAGCCCGAGCGCCTGCGCGAACTGGAGCGGTTCAAGGCGGGCGACATCAACATCCTCGTCGCCTCCGACGTGGCCGCGCGCGGCCTCGACGTGAAGGGCGTGAGCCATGTCTTCAACTTCGACGTGCCGTGGCATCCGGACGATTATGTCCACCGCATCGGCCGCACCGGTCGCGGTGGCGCCACCGGCAAGGCCTTCACGCTCGTCACGCCCGACGATGCCGAGGCGATCGCCCAGATCGAGAAGCTGACCAGCACCAAGATCACCCGCCTGGGCGATGTTGCCGGCGATGCGCCTGTGGCCGCCAAGGCCCCTGCCCCGGCTGAGGCCGAAGCGGGCGACGAGGCCCCGACCGGCGAGCGCAAGTCGCGCCGTCGTGGCGGCCGTGGTCGCGGCAAGGCGCGCGGTGGCGACGCCGTGGTCGAGATCGAAGAAGCACCGGAAACGGTTGCGGTGCCCGAGACGGCGCCCGCCCCCCGCCGCGAGGAGGCCCCGGCCGAACCGCGCCGCGAGCCCCGCGCGGAACGCCAGCGCGCCGAGGACCGCCCCCGCCGCGATCGCGAAGACCGCCCGCGCCGCGACGACCGCCGCTATCGGCAGGAGGATGGCCCCGACGACGGCGGCTGGAATGGCCCGATCCCGAGCTTCCTGGAATATGGTTTCGGCACGACTGGCGCGGGCTGA
- the gorA gene encoding glutathione-disulfide reductase — MADYDYDLFVIGAGSGGVRASRVASAHGAKVAVAEEYRVGGTCVIRGCVPKKLLVYGAHFAEDLMDARRFGWDVPDCGFDWKILRDNVLSEVDRLEGIYGQTLGNNKVEIIRERAEIVGPHTLRLASGRQVTAGTILIATGATPIVPDCPGHELGITSNEAFHLESIPKRIVIAGAGYIANEFAGIFHQFGAHVTLVNRTDVILRGYDEQIRDRLMQISMMKGIDFKFNAAFQKVEKAEDGSLLVHVTKHEPIACDVLMFATGRKPNTDGLGLETVGIQLDDKGAVPVDEDNRTTCHHVYAVGDVTNRVQLTPVAIREGQAFADTLFGNKPHRVDYDCIPSAVFSHPPIGAVGLTESQAKGKYGSCKVYTSDFRAMKNVLADRNERALYKMVVHPETDVVLGIHMIGPDAPEILQAAAIAVKAGLTKQAFDDTVALHPSMAEELVLMK; from the coding sequence ATGGCCGATTACGACTACGACCTTTTCGTCATCGGTGCGGGATCGGGCGGCGTGCGCGCGTCGCGGGTCGCCTCGGCGCATGGCGCGAAGGTCGCGGTGGCCGAGGAGTATCGGGTCGGCGGCACCTGCGTCATCCGCGGCTGCGTGCCCAAGAAGCTGCTCGTTTACGGCGCCCATTTCGCCGAGGATCTGATGGACGCCCGCCGCTTCGGCTGGGACGTGCCCGATTGCGGCTTCGACTGGAAGATCCTGCGCGACAACGTCCTGTCCGAAGTCGATCGGCTGGAGGGCATCTACGGCCAGACGCTGGGCAACAACAAGGTCGAGATCATCCGCGAGCGCGCCGAGATCGTCGGACCGCATACCCTGCGCCTCGCGTCGGGCCGCCAAGTCACGGCGGGCACGATCCTGATCGCCACCGGCGCCACGCCGATCGTGCCCGATTGCCCCGGCCACGAACTGGGCATCACCAGCAACGAGGCCTTCCACCTCGAAAGCATCCCGAAGCGCATCGTGATCGCGGGCGCCGGCTATATCGCCAATGAGTTCGCCGGCATCTTCCACCAGTTCGGCGCGCACGTCACGCTGGTGAACCGCACCGACGTGATCCTGCGCGGCTATGACGAGCAGATCCGCGATCGGCTGATGCAGATCAGCATGATGAAGGGCATCGATTTCAAGTTCAACGCCGCCTTCCAGAAGGTGGAAAAGGCCGAGGACGGATCGCTGCTGGTCCACGTCACCAAGCATGAACCGATCGCCTGCGACGTGCTGATGTTCGCCACCGGCCGCAAGCCTAACACCGATGGGCTGGGCCTCGAGACGGTCGGCATCCAGCTCGACGACAAGGGCGCGGTGCCAGTCGACGAGGACAATCGCACCACCTGCCACCATGTCTATGCCGTCGGCGACGTGACCAATCGGGTGCAGCTCACCCCCGTCGCCATCCGCGAGGGGCAGGCGTTCGCCGACACCCTATTCGGCAACAAGCCGCACCGGGTGGACTATGATTGCATCCCCAGCGCGGTGTTCAGCCACCCGCCGATCGGCGCGGTCGGCCTCACGGAAAGCCAGGCCAAGGGCAAATACGGCTCGTGCAAGGTCTATACATCGGACTTCCGCGCCATGAAGAACGTGCTGGCCGACCGCAACGAGCGCGCGCTCTACAAGATGGTCGTCCACCCCGAGACGGACGTGGTGCTGGGCATCCACATGATCGGGCCCGACGCGCCGGAAATCCTCCAGGCGGCGGCGATCGCGGTGAAGGCTGGGCTGACCAAGCAGGCGTTCGACGACACGGTGGCGCTGCACCCGAGCATGGCGGAAGAGCTTGTGCTGATGAAGTGA
- the hrpB gene encoding ATP-dependent helicase HrpB → MTLPIHTVLPELIASLDATPNAVLVAPPGAGKTTAVAPALLDRPWCTGRILLLQPRRLAARAAAERMANTAGEQIGGRIGFATRLDSRQSAATRLLVVTQGIFTNMIQADPELAGISAVLFDEVHERSLDGDFGLALALDAQGALRPDLRLVAMSATLEGGRFSALLGAAPVIESEGRAHPIELRHIGRDAGQRIEDQMAAAIRRAVMETEGGILAFLPGVAEIERTAERLANLPGDVRLHRLHGTLDPAEQRRAIAAEPDGARKLVLATSIAETSLTLDGVSVVVDSGLARRPRYDRAAGMTRLVTERVSRAAATQRAGRAGRQRPGIVYRLWEAAATAGLPAYDPPEILEADLSALLLACGLWGVTDPASLAWIDPPPAAAVAEARGRLARFGMIDGDGRPTPHGKAAARLPLPPRLGHMLLAAEAIGLGRVAAEVAVLLSERGVGGSDADLDARLRRWRGERGAKAEQARGLARRWVELATKSPFALSIVEGRAPSVASGRTSFDFAQDERRVGIAIALGFPDRVARRRSATGEDWISAGGRGFRLDGTSPLASAEWLAVAETQGSAAGARILSAAPIDPAAIEALFGDTIETVRKVAFDPATGGVQPTRERRLGAIRLSRGPDTQAEPAAIAAALLEGVRIHGLARLPWSDTATALRERAAYAGTDLSDAVLIARLDEWLPPLLAGRRKLADIAPGALTEALNDLLGWEGKRAIDAAAPSHFTSPAGSTHPIDYAAEGGPAVELRPQALYGLTRHPVIGRDTPLVLRLTSPAGRPIQTTRDLPGFWAGSWAAVAREMRGRYPRHPWPDDPTVADPTLRTKKRAGT, encoded by the coding sequence ATGACCCTCCCGATCCACACGGTCCTGCCCGAGCTGATCGCCAGCCTCGACGCGACCCCCAACGCCGTCCTCGTCGCCCCGCCCGGCGCGGGCAAGACCACCGCCGTCGCCCCCGCCTTGCTCGACCGGCCGTGGTGCACCGGGCGCATCCTCCTCCTCCAGCCCCGCCGCCTCGCCGCGCGCGCCGCCGCCGAGCGGATGGCCAATACCGCCGGCGAGCAGATCGGAGGGCGCATCGGCTTTGCCACCCGGCTCGACAGCCGCCAGTCCGCCGCGACCCGGCTGCTCGTCGTGACGCAGGGCATCTTCACCAACATGATCCAGGCCGATCCCGAGCTGGCGGGCATATCGGCGGTGCTGTTCGACGAGGTTCATGAGCGCAGCCTCGACGGCGATTTCGGCCTCGCGCTGGCGCTCGACGCGCAGGGGGCGCTGCGGCCCGACCTGCGCCTCGTCGCCATGTCGGCCACGCTGGAGGGCGGGCGCTTCTCCGCGTTGCTGGGCGCGGCACCCGTGATCGAGAGCGAGGGGCGGGCGCATCCGATCGAGCTGCGCCACATCGGCCGCGACGCGGGCCAGCGGATCGAGGACCAGATGGCCGCCGCCATCCGCCGCGCCGTGATGGAGACCGAGGGCGGCATCCTCGCCTTCCTGCCCGGCGTCGCCGAGATCGAGCGCACCGCCGAGCGGCTCGCCAATCTGCCCGGCGACGTGCGCCTGCACCGCCTCCACGGCACGCTCGACCCCGCCGAACAGCGCCGCGCCATCGCCGCCGAGCCCGATGGCGCGCGGAAGCTCGTGCTGGCCACCTCGATCGCGGAGACCAGCCTCACGCTCGATGGCGTGTCGGTGGTGGTCGATTCGGGGCTGGCGCGGCGCCCGCGTTACGATCGGGCGGCAGGGATGACCCGGCTCGTCACCGAACGGGTCAGCCGGGCGGCGGCCACGCAGCGCGCGGGCCGCGCCGGGCGCCAGCGGCCGGGGATCGTCTATCGACTGTGGGAGGCGGCGGCGACCGCCGGCCTGCCGGCCTATGACCCGCCCGAGATATTGGAGGCGGACCTGTCGGCGCTGCTGCTGGCGTGCGGCCTGTGGGGCGTGACCGATCCGGCGAGTCTCGCGTGGATCGATCCGCCGCCCGCCGCCGCCGTTGCGGAGGCGCGCGGGCGGCTGGCGCGCTTCGGGATGATCGACGGCGACGGCCGGCCGACCCCGCACGGCAAGGCCGCCGCGCGCCTGCCGCTGCCGCCGAGGCTGGGGCATATGCTGCTGGCGGCCGAGGCGATCGGGCTGGGCCGGGTCGCGGCGGAGGTGGCGGTGCTGCTGTCCGAACGCGGGGTCGGCGGGAGCGACGCCGATCTGGATGCGCGCCTGCGGCGCTGGCGCGGCGAACGTGGTGCGAAGGCCGAGCAGGCGAGGGGGCTGGCGCGGCGGTGGGTGGAGCTTGCCACAAAGTCACCGTTCGCCCTGAGCATAGTCGAAGGGCGTGCCCCAAGCGTTGCGTCCGGCCGCACGTCCTTCGACTTCGCTCAGGACGAACGGAGAGTGGGCATCGCCATCGCCCTCGGTTTCCCCGATCGCGTCGCCAGGCGCCGTTCCGCCACCGGCGAGGACTGGATCTCCGCCGGCGGGCGCGGCTTTCGGCTTGACGGTACTTCCCCGCTCGCCTCGGCCGAATGGCTTGCCGTGGCCGAAACCCAAGGGTCGGCGGCCGGCGCACGCATCCTCTCCGCCGCGCCGATCGACCCCGCCGCGATCGAGGCGCTGTTCGGTGACACGATAGAAACCGTCCGCAAGGTCGCCTTCGATCCCGCGACCGGCGGCGTCCAGCCCACTCGCGAGCGGCGGCTCGGCGCGATCCGCCTGTCGCGCGGGCCGGATACGCAGGCGGAGCCCGCCGCGATCGCGGCGGCGCTGCTGGAGGGCGTCCGCATCCACGGCCTCGCGCGCCTGCCCTGGTCCGACACGGCCACGGCCCTTCGCGAACGCGCGGCCTATGCCGGCACCGATCTGTCCGACGCGGTCCTGATCGCCCGGCTCGACGAATGGCTCCCTCCGCTCCTCGCCGGCCGTCGCAAGCTCGCCGATATCGCCCCCGGCGCGCTCACCGAGGCGCTCAACGACCTGCTCGGCTGGGAGGGCAAGCGCGCGATCGACGCGGCGGCGCCGTCGCATTTCACCAGCCCGGCCGGCAGCACCCACCCGATCGATTATGCGGCGGAGGGCGGCCCGGCGGTCGAGCTGCGCCCGCAGGCGCTCTACGGCCTCACCCGCCATCCGGTGATCGGCCGCGACACGCCGCTGGTGCTGCGCCTCACCTCGCCCGCCGGCCGCCCGATCCAGACGACGCGCGACCTGCCGGGCTTCTGGGCGGGAAGCTGGGCGGCGGTCGCCAGGGAGATGCGCGGCCGCTACCCGCGCCACCCCTGGCCCGATGATCCGACCGTCGCCGACCCCACCTTGCGCACCAAGAAGCGTGCCGGCACTTGA
- a CDS encoding ETC complex I subunit: MTGIARIYQRTKNAMQSGRARTGTWVLEHEPAEAKRPDALTGWAGSGDVGEQVRLSFSTLDEARAYADRHGLTPHVVPGAERVLKLQAYADNFKGVDIS; this comes from the coding sequence ATGACCGGCATTGCCCGCATCTACCAGCGCACCAAGAACGCCATGCAGTCGGGCCGCGCCCGCACCGGCACATGGGTGCTGGAGCATGAGCCCGCCGAGGCCAAGCGCCCCGACGCGCTGACCGGCTGGGCAGGCTCCGGCGACGTCGGCGAGCAGGTCCGCCTGTCCTTCTCCACGCTCGACGAGGCGCGGGCCTATGCCGATCGCCACGGCCTGACGCCGCATGTCGTGCCCGGCGCCGAGCGCGTGCTGAAGCTCCAGGCCTATGCCGATAATTTCAAGGGCGTGGACATCTCCTGA